From Mya arenaria isolate MELC-2E11 chromosome 12, ASM2691426v1, the proteins below share one genomic window:
- the LOC128210255 gene encoding uncharacterized protein LOC128210255, producing the protein MKMPKYIYSEYCFKICIICAVINCVSLSKASVIYSNCDQLSWRVSMNTCLHAGGTPVSEDVYSSYNVLLSSRQRVWTSDYTVGTKLYTNRTAELCGVRTYNSSTQTLSEEFFWNCDSHFLYRCCSSDKGHSGGNVGPGCIRNGTWEKAVTCSGQRYTAGTQDGTYWTGATLQTTQQQVQTKSDLPGEGTQIYNCGFINTDGKFTRTTSCYQNMSSLCSFGNFTDHSSHHMSVCNFTKTENVTRQDNSQSKAKQSDSKMVIGVAVGVGVSVALAVVIIGLIFMRRRGMICRPPTKDTQAHNNAAYGVTNGDISISLPALSTNDNAHYDNGEDNSQFHGNGSEHHINAKTNTAFPDNSSQHKHGQNGAIENDIQTENNGTASANQDDKHRRQQESEQANRVYSRFKKHIRKGKGNDSMATDGKKKIRARTACDSQRTTQGLTTNEYGIACFKDSTKLVQQNDYDYLHEDTDEYNTTSISNLHLHPGSEYNTIERRDDYSVANFGGNKTSQVTINEANDDVYNTLSTNKEDYNTVNLHRDNVPNTALHSDETYNTLHHETEDYNIVDLKGETNAHVKILHDDTYNTLGRGREEYNTVDFHKNTEANKSDDCYDHLH; encoded by the exons atgaaaatgcctaaatatatatattcggagtattgttttaagatatgtattatttgtgcCGTTATCAATTGCGTAAGCCTATCAAAAG CCAGTGTCATATACTCTAACTGTGATCAGCTTTCTTGGAGAGTATCAATGAACACATGCCTACACGCAGGCGGCACGCCGGTCAGTGAAGATGTATACAGCTCTTACAATGTGCTTCTGTCAAGTCGACAACGCGTCTGGACGTCTGACTATACTGTTGGAACTAAACTTTATACAA ATCGGACCGCTGAACTATGTGGTGTCCGTACCTACAATTCGTCTACTCAGACTCTTAGCGAGGAGTTTTTTTGGAACTGTGATAGCCATTTCCTGTACAGATGCTGTTCTTCAG ACAAAGGTCATTCTGGTGGCAATGTTGGACCCGGGTGTATTCGTAATGGAACATGGGAAAAAGCTGTGACTTGCTCTGGTCAAAGATACACAGCCGGTACCCAAGACGGCACATATTGGACAGGAGCGACTTTACAAACTACTCAGCAGCAAGTCCAAA CAAAGTCAGACCTGCCAGGTGAAGGAACCCAAATTTACAACTGTGGATTCATAAACACAGACGGGAAGTTTACACGAACTACGAgttgttatcaaaatatgtcttCACTGTGTAGTTTTG GCAATTTTACAGACCATTCATCGCATCATATGTCAG tttgCAACTTTACGAAAACGGAGAATGTTACTCGGCAAGACAACAGTCAGTCTAAGGCAAAACAATCtg attCGAAAATGGTGATAGGCGTGGCTGTCGGTGTGGGTGTCTCTGTCGCTTTAGCTGTTGTTATCATTGGCCTGATATTCATGCGAAG GAGAGGTATGATCTGTCGACCACCTACAAAAGATACGCAAGCGCATAATAATGCAGCATACGGGGTCACAAATGGAGACATATCGATTTCTTTACCTGCATTGTCTACCAATGATAATGCGCATTATGATAATGGAGAAGACAATAGCCAATTTCATGGAAATGGGTCAGAACATCATATCAATGCGAAAACAAATACGGCATTTCCAGACAACAGCAGTCAACATAAACATGGTCAAAATGGTGCTATTGAAAACGACATTCAAACAGAAAATAACGGAACAGCTTCGGCTAACCAAGATGACAAACACCGGCGTCAGCAGGAGTCCGAGCAAGCAAATAGAGTGTATAGTCGATTCAAGAAACACATCCGTAAAGGCAAAGGGAATGATTCCATGGCGACAGACGGTAAGAAAAAGATACGGGCTCGTACTGCATGTGATTCGCAACGTACCACTCAAGGACTAACAACAAACGAATATGGCATCGCTTGTTTCAAGGACTCTACAAAACTGGTTCAACAAAATGATTATGATTATCTTCACGAAGATACTGATGAGTACAATACAACAAGTATAAGTAACCTACACTTGCATCCTGGCAGCGAGTACAATACCATTGAAAGGCGTGATGATTACTCTGTTGCCAACTTTGGTgggaataaaacatcacaagtGACTATAAATGAGGCAAATGATGACGTTTATAATACACTGTCAACCAATAAAGAAGACTACAATACCGTCAACTTGCACCGAGACAACGTTCCAAACACAGCATTGCATTCAGATGAGACTTACAATACACTCCATCATGAGACAGAAGACTATAACATTGTTGACTTGAAGGGAGAAACCAATGCCCACGTAAAAATACTTCATGATGACACTTATAATACTCTTGGACGAGGGAGAGAAGAGTATAACACTGTAGATTTCCATAAAAATACCGAGGCCAACAAATCCGACGACTGCTATGACCATCTCCATTGA
- the LOC128210256 gene encoding uncharacterized protein LOC128210256, producing MVIGVAGGVGFPVVLAIVVIGLIFMRRRGMICRSPIKETEAHANAAYWFANGDVLFSTPALYTEDNVHQDDGDDNCQFNDNGSGYHIYANTNTFVNRVNNHNSKTRENDSNPPHGKQKKQYCSARDNQSIAQETTTTGYENVCFKDSTKLVQRNDYVNVHLHPGDYNNTLEDSNADSVAYFGGNRAQKCGYELA from the exons ATGGTGATAGGTGTGGCTGGCGGTGTTGGTTTTCCTGTCGTGTTAGCCATTGTTGTCATTGGCCTGATATTTATGCGCAG GAGAGGAATGATCTGTCGATCACCAATAAAAGAAACGGAAGCGCATGCAAATGCAGCATATTGGTTTGCAAATGGAGACGTATTATTTTCTACACCTGCATTGTATACCGAAGACAATGTGCATCAGGATGACGGAGACGACAACTGCCAATTTAATGACAATGGGTCTGGGTATCATATCTATGCAAATACAAATACCTTTGTAAATCGAGTCAACAATCACAACTCTAAAACCAGAGAAAATGATTCAAACCCACCACATggtaaacaaaagaaacaatattgTAGTGCACGTGATAACCAGAGTATAGCgcaagaaacaacaacaacaggataTGAAAACGTTTGCTTCAAGGACTCAACCAAACTGGTTCAAAGAAATGATTATGTAAACGTTCACTTACATCCTGGCGACTACAACAACACCCTTGAAGACAGTAATGCTGACAGTGTTGCCTACTTTGGCGGGAATAGAGCACAAAAATGTGGCTATGAATTAGCCTAA
- the LOC128210453 gene encoding uncharacterized protein LOC128210453 — protein MYEDLCFSVCVVFHMYLVAFSAASVLYCNDEKLTWKDAMTSCINSGGTPVGKNIHESSKVQMQNQTYWTSDFITKTVLTSGAALNVTGHLCGYKVFHWPNGFCKEKFANCSFEFKYICCPEGRTPLHECIQAGTWEKALFSCNHTFSEPVFGSGIFNGRYWTKTAVELTLHETPGMHEWLYTVPDIYQCGTIGIEGVFHYTDYCNRTLPSYCSFDRYEENISHMRVCGSPISAFGKTSTKTQSSYMTVPSTSPTIIASKTSQRTTQQSSATRNFFEGT, from the exons ATGTATGAGGATCTCTGTTTtagtgtttgtgttgtttttcacatgTACCTGGTAGCATTCTCCGCAG CCAGCGTCCTATACTGCAACGATGAGAAGCTTACATGGAAAGATGCAATGACATCATGCATAAACTCAGGAGGAACACCAGTGGGAAAGAACATCCACGAGTCTTCAAAAGTTCAAATGCAAAATCAAACCTACTGGACATCTGACTTTATCACAAAGACGGTTCTTACATCAG GTGCTGCGCTCAATGTCACCGGTCATCTGTGTGGGTACAAAGTCTTTCACTGGCCCAATGGTTTCTGCAAGGAAAAGTTTGCAAATTGTTCGTTCGAGTTCAAATACATTTGTTGTCCAGAag GGAGGACGCCATTACACGAATGTATACAAGCTGGGACATGGGAAAAGGCTTTGTTTTCTTGCAATCACACCTTTTCGGAGCCAGTTTTTGGGTCGGGCATATTTAACGGTCGATATTGGACAAAAACGGCAGTTGAGCTAACTCTACACGAGACACCAG GGATGCACGAATGGTTGTACACAGTACCCGACATTTACCAGTGTGGCACCATTGGAATAGAGGGTGTATTTCATTATACAGATTATTGCAACAGGACTCTGCCTTCATATTGCAGCTTTG atAGATATGAAGAGAATATTTCTCATATGCGAG TTTGTGGCTCTCCCATATCAGCGTTTGGAAAAACTTCGACAAAGACGCAGAGTTCATACATGACAGTACCATCCACTTCACCAACAATAATAGCATCAAAAACATCACAAAGGACAACACAGCAAAGTTCTGCAACAAGAAACTTTTTTGAAGGTACATAA